The following proteins come from a genomic window of Miscanthus floridulus cultivar M001 chromosome 2, ASM1932011v1, whole genome shotgun sequence:
- the LOC136536050 gene encoding ankyrin repeat-containing protein At5g02620-like — protein MCVETQVSTDEEAAEHEHEEAQTAASAPPRPTMSAACARVMGIQRCQRQELKQPEDGETPLFVAAEYGKTRLHSVARNGHVEVVHTLLEAEPSIALRTTRRARLCYTWPPRAHAISPGGGGNKQVCELKQQVSDIKNEVHSQLEQMRMRKQGITKHMRTNKLHEEGLNNAIN, from the exons ATGTGTGTGGAGACGCAGGTGTCCACCGATGAGGAAGCGGCGGAGCATGAGCATGAGGAGGCGCAGACCGCGGCGAGCGCCCCTCCTAGACCTACCATGTCCGCCGCCTGTGCACGAGTGATGGGCATTCAACGCTGTCAGCGACAAGAGTTGAAGCAGCCGGAG GACGGGGAGACGCCGCTGTTCGTGGCCGCTGAGTACGGCAAGACGAGGCTACACTCCGTGGCGCGGAACGGGCACGTGGAGGTGGTGCACACACTGCTGGAGGCGGAGCCTAGCATTGCGCTGCGCACAACAAGAAGGGCCAGACTATGCTACACATGGCCGCCAAGGGCGCACGCCATCAGCCCAGGCGGCGGTGGCAACAAGCAGGTGTGCGAGCTGAAGCAGCAGGTGAGTGACATCAAGAACGAGGTGCACTCGCAGCTAGAGCAGATGCGCATGCGGAAGCAGGGCATCACGAAGCACATGCGCACCAACAAGCTGCACGAGGAAGGGCTGAACAACGCCATCAACTAG
- the LOC136537858 gene encoding uncharacterized protein: MDKKKAADDTEPGPAPSRAVDRFGFIKPEQSNSPDGIPKGKSIHERESEERRIRKWRKMIGVGGSDWKHYVRRNPHVVKRRIRKGIPDCLRGLVWQLISGSRDLLLMNPGVYETLVIYETSASELEIIRDISRTFPSHIFFQQRHGPGQRSLYNILKAYSVYDRDVGYVQGMGFIAGLLLLYMSEEDAFWLLVALLKGAVHAPMEGLYQAGLPLVQQYLSQFEKLVMELMPKLGQHFVEEMINPSMYASQWFITVFTYSFPFHLTLRVWDVFLYEGIKVVFQVGLALLRFCHDDLVKLPFEKLLYSLRNFPEEATDPDILLPLAFSFKVSTRLEELQKEYQNPGAGTSETSSSKRLQPLISKTMSRAGSRVVSNLTADRK, from the exons ATGGATAAGAAGAAAGCAGCCGATGACACTGAACCAGGACCAGCTCCTTCTCGTGCTGTTGACAGATTTGGTTTTATAAAGCCAGAACAAAGCAACTCACCTGATGGAATTCCAAAAGGCAAATCTATACATGAACGTGAAAG TGAGGAAAGAAGGATAAGAAAATGGAGGAAGATGATAGGTGTTGGTGGTAGTGACTGGAAGCATTATGTTAGAAGGAACCCTCATGTGGTTAAAAGGCGAATAAGGAAAGGAATTCCTGATTGTCTCAGAGGACTTGTTTGGCAGTTGATTTCAGGCAGTCGGGACCTCTTACTAATGAACCCAGGGGTTTATGAG ACACTGGTGATATATGAGACATCGGCCTCTGAATTGGAAATTATTCGTGACATATCACGCACATTTCCATCTCATATATTCTTCCAACAAAGGCATGGTCCAGGCCAAAGATCCTTGTATAACATTTTGAAAGCATATTCTGTCTATGACAGGGATGTTGGATATGTGCAG GGAATGGGATTTATAGCTGGGCTGCTGCTTCTTTATATGAGTGAGGAGGATGCATTCTGGTTATTAGTCGCATTGCTGAAGGGAGCTGTCCATGCACCAATGGAAGGCTTGTATCAG GCTGGTTTGCCGCTCGTGCAGCAATATCTGTCTCAGTTTGAGAAATTAGTTATGGAGCTCATGCCAAAATTGGGACAACACTTTGTTGAAGAAATGATAAACCCAAGCATGTATGCAAGCCAATGGTTTATCACAGTTTTCACATATTCCTTCCCATTTCATCTAACTCTTAGAGTTTGGGATGTGTTTCTTTATGAG GGTATTAAGGTTGTATTCCAAGTTGGATTGGCTCTATTGAGATTCTGTCATGATGATTTG GTCAAATTACCTTTTGAGAAACTGCTATATTCCTTGAGAAATTTTCCTGAGGAGGCAACAGATCCAGATATATTATTGCCACTTGCCTTCTCATTTAAG GTATCGACTCGTCTTGAGGAGCTTCAGAAGGAGTATCAGAATCCAGGGGCAGGCACCAGTGAAACTTCAAGTAGCAAGCGGCTTCAGCCCCTCATATCGAAAACGATGAGCAGGGCTGGTAGCCGTGTGGTGTCAAACTTAACTGCTGACAGAAAATGA
- the LOC136536053 gene encoding uncharacterized protein: MDLSHCMREVQGTLRVLLQGQLTITPPLPTQPPPPPPPPSSAASYPAISYPYGMPTAALPSSLSSVSLPSTYVPIQQIRFPPSPSQIPAWALSPTTAPIYSTTTPQASIPPALTTGAVVAHGGPFTIGTLYGGVDGTLIHGSSLLPHSIASPTIDSFPAGGNQGGEQEGVTMGATPPPKFYKLEFSTYDCSKDSLSGTIK; encoded by the coding sequence ATGGACCTCAGCCACTGCATGCGGGAGGTCCAGGGAACCCTTCGGGTGCTCCTCCAGGGACAGTTGACCATCACGCCGCCGCTGCCCACACAGCCACCACCACCCCCGCCGCCACCGTCATCAGCCGCATCCTACCCGGCCATCTCGTACCCCTACGGGATGCCCACCGCGGCACTGCCCTCGTCGCTGTCCTCCGTATCACTGCCATCGACATATGTTCCGATTCAACAGATTCGTTTTCCACCGTCGCCGTCGCAGATTCCGGCCTGGGCGCTCAGTCCCACGACCGCGCCAATCTACTCCACGACGACACCGCAGGCGTCCATACCTCCAGCGCTGACGACGGGCGCTGTTGTCGCTCACGGTGGGCCGTTCACAATAGGCACCCTCTATGGAGGTGTCGATGGCACGCTCATCCATGGCAGTAGCCTCCTGCCGCACTCCATCGCTTCACCAACCATCGACAGCTTTCCCGCGGGTGGTAATCAGGGCGGCGAGCAGGAGGGGGTGACCATGGGCGCCACCCCCCCCCCGAAGTTTTACAAGCTGGAGTTCTCGACGTACGATTGCTCTAAAGACtccctgtcgggtaccataaaatag